The uncultured Hyphomonas sp. genome includes a window with the following:
- a CDS encoding peroxiredoxin, with the protein MSLRIGDTAPDFTVATQKGEISFHDWAGDSWVFFFSHPADFTPVCTTEMGRTAQLADQFAARNVKPLGLSTDTVEEHVKWIDDVNDTQNTDLQFPIVADKDLKIAQTYDMIHPEQSDTQAVRSVFIIDPNKKIRLTMTYPMSVGRNFDEILRVIDALQTSDANKIATPADWVPGKKVIIPPSIKDEEAKALFPQGWETLRPYLRLTDVKA; encoded by the coding sequence ATGTCATTGCGTATCGGAGACACCGCCCCTGACTTTACCGTTGCCACCCAGAAGGGAGAGATTTCTTTCCATGACTGGGCGGGTGACAGCTGGGTCTTTTTCTTCTCCCACCCGGCCGACTTCACGCCGGTCTGCACCACAGAGATGGGGCGAACCGCTCAGCTGGCGGATCAGTTCGCAGCGCGGAACGTGAAGCCGCTCGGCCTGTCCACGGACACGGTGGAAGAGCACGTCAAGTGGATCGACGACGTCAACGACACCCAGAACACGGACCTGCAATTCCCGATCGTCGCCGACAAGGACCTGAAGATCGCGCAGACCTATGACATGATCCATCCGGAGCAGAGCGATACGCAGGCCGTGCGCTCCGTCTTCATCATCGACCCGAACAAGAAGATCCGCCTGACGATGACTTACCCGATGTCAGTCGGTCGGAACTTCGACGAGATCCTGCGGGTCATCGATGCCCTCCAGACCAGCGACGCAAACAAGATTGCGACACCGGCTGACTGGGTGCCCGGCAAGAAGGTGATTATTCCGCCGTCGATCAAGGATGAGGAAGCCAAGGCCCTGTTCCCGCAAGGCTGGGAAACGCTGCGCCCCTATCTGCGCCTCACAGATGTGAAGGCCTGA